The following nucleotide sequence is from Acinonyx jubatus isolate Ajub_Pintada_27869175 chromosome E3, VMU_Ajub_asm_v1.0, whole genome shotgun sequence.
TTCAACATAGAGCCGCTTTGTGGTACAGAAAAAGACCAACATTCATCAGTGCTTAAGACGCCTTCCCTTAATAGGGTGCAGAGACTAAGGCTGCCTATTTGGGCCAGCAAGTGCAAGCATGGCTCCTGGAACCAAAGACCCAAATCCAAAAACCTTAGCTACACAACACACTCCTACAGCCTTGCCCTCAGCTAACACCAAGACACAATGCTATTAAACCTAACtgcaaacaaaaactgaactcCCTTAATTTCAAACTGTCACTTTCTGTTCTCACGGAAGGAGACAGTTTAAAGCAATAAAGCGTTGACATAAACTTGACTGAGTTGTTTCTGCCACTTACTATATGATCACAGGCAACCTACTGTAGAGACAGTCATCTGGACAATGGAAATCCTACTTGGCCTGGCTACCTCAAGGGTTACTATGGGAATCAAAGTAAACTGTGAGGCATTAAAATTAGCACCCTAATTATAATCAGAAATAATTCATGACACTATACATGGAAAACAGTAACCATGAAGTGGGAATAAATCCAACCACATCACCAAACATATGACTGGGGGTGCTTACGTTCTTAACCACAAACAGCTAAGCGCTTACTGGATCATGTCAGAGCCTGAAAGTATTTTGCCAGAATCAAATCAGTTGATAATGTAAATGAAGAGAACAATTatcatttttacagatgacaaaaccaaGGCTAGGAGTCATGCAAGGCCTCACAGATTTAAAGCAGGAAAGCAAGGATGTGAACTCCTTCTCTTTAAAAGGATGAAGAAATTGAGTTTCCCCAGAGGCCTAGGGTTCAGAAGTGATTCTAGCCATAGAACAAGATCACAGTGAACATAATATAAATGAACTATATGTATGGAGTCAAAAGAGCAGATTATTAAAGGGGACACACTGTCACTTAGCACATGAAATATGGCAACGCAAGAGAGCTAATCCTTGAGTCAGGACGATTGGGGATGGAGATAATTACTactctaacaaaaacaaaaaaacctccactCTAGTGGTCCAAGTGCACCACAGCAATCCTTagcattaatttctttcatatgaGGAAAGTCAACTCACCCAAACTGGCGGGATGGGAGCAGattattctgccatttttctagatctttgaGTTGTACATCAAACCTGGGGCTGATCACTCCACACTGTAAAAGCATAACAGAAAACACCGTTCACATCTCACcaataccagaaaaaaattattaacacaaATGGAATTTGTATCTAAATAGTCATATAAACCAACCAACTCAGCATTTATTGGGTAACTATTCTGTGCAATCTTTAACATCCACGTCATTTCAAAAATACACTGAATTACAACTATGCCtggaaaaagttatttaaaaagtaaacagaagagGCAGAACACAAGGCAATATATGGCAAGATCAGGTCAACTGCGTACGTCCCTATTGGCTAGTTGTCCCAAAACAAATAACCAGATTTTAAAGAGATAAGAGACTAAGACTTAGACAAAATtgtactcaaaaaaattttttttcacatagtaAGGCTGAAATGAAGATGTAGGGTCACCAATTCTTCACCTATGAGCTAAAAGTGCAAAatattagaacttaaaaaaatttcagacaCAAAACTGAAATCTAAGAACTACCAGGATACATTTACAATCAACTAATCTAGCAAAATGGGTGGAAGCCAGAAAGAACAGAGTCCTTACAGTTACCTGCCCTGTTTGCTACTGGGACACAGCAACAATCACCTTCCGGCATGAGAGCTCGCCAAGAGCACTAAACATTTAATCGTTCAATTACATGCAAATCCTAAAACACAAGAAAAGTTCAAACATCCACTAGCAGACTGTTTGTGCTTACTGTAGGCTCATTCAAGATCCCTGACTAGATCAACTGGGTTTAGAAAGTAAAACATGAGGGGATCAAAAATCTCCTTGATTAGAGCTACATATGCCCCCCCTCACATCTCTACCCTACAAATCACTAACACACTTGTAAATATCAATGCAGAAAGGTTCCTGATATTTATACACCAGAGATGATCATGTGAGAACACTCAGGATTAGTACCATTCAAGGAGAACTCCAGAGGGCTAAGAGAGCTGTGTGCACATCCACACAGGAGTCTTGCAACTCCAAAATGCCTAACAGGAAGCTAAAGGACACTATGAGGTTAGAACTTACTCAAATTTTTACAACAGTTACACTTCCACAGGCAGATCTGAacccaaagaaactgaaaatgggCCTCTGAGGCCCAAATGCCCTAAGCCAGGAGACCCACTCAGGTTTTCCTTTTCATCAAGATCTTGTCAGCTACGGTGTCAACTGTCAAGAGCAACCCCACAATGGATAATAGGAATACAGACACAGGAAAAGGGCAAAACAGTTCTTCCTCCAAGCAAGCTGTAACGGTAGACTTGTGAGGCCTCCACTCGACCACACCCAGGCTTCTATTTATTCCAGCAGCAAAATCTCTTTCGGCTAAAAGAATTAAACCTCTCCTAAACCAGACAGATCTTAGGATGTGACCAAAACTGGAATTTCAATCTAATTTCTAAACACTACCTTACTTCTCAGCCCCATTAAAGTTCCACAGTAAGGGTACATCCATCTCTTGcatgaaggaaactgaggcaacgGTGTCCTACAAGGGAGGAAAACTGAAgttgagaaaaactgaaaactgacGTTTGTTTTGCCCCACCAAGGTTAGAAAGCTAAGGTCAGAAAGCTCAACTGCCACCATTTTTCAAGCTACCACAGAACAAGAATGCCACAAAGGAGTTCCACTTGGGAAATACTGTTCAAACTTACTTATCAAGTTTTATGTATAGTGAATATTCGAGAGGAATTGGGTGCACAGCACTTCTAAgaggtttttgtctttgttttttaaacttcaagTCATTCTGTGGGACAGTTTTATAATGCACTGTCAACTACATTCTGGAGCCAGCTCTGCCACTGTTGGGCAGTGCGAGATGAGGGTACCTTGGGCCTAAATCAGCTTCCTAATTCCTAAGAGTAGGAAAACACACCCTCTTCTACTTCAAAAACACTTTGTGAGGGTCTGAGTGACAATGAGTAGTGAATCCAAATTCTATTTTGGCTGGAGTCTACTGGCTAACAACTAGAACAGTcttaaaattaacttgaaaactCTTCTAATCTCTCATGAAGGCTTCATATTCAGTAGTTTTCATCCAGCATTAGGTAGGTATCCACACATGAAGCAAGTTCACTAGACAAGGAAGcaactttataaaacaaattgtTGGACCAGGGAATAACCTTACCAGTCAATCTGGCCCCTGCCACTAACGACTTATTTCTTGACCTGTTTTCCCCTCATCTGTGTTGGACCACACGATGTCAAGCTCCTTGCAAATCTGAAAGCTAGAAACCTGAACACAAAAAGTAGGGTAGCAATTCAGGGACCCTAACTTGTTAAAGATACCTGCCCCTTAACACATGCAATAAGTTAAGCCACATCAGATCAAATATATCCAACAGGTTATGCTGACAACGCAAACTGAAATGGAGCACGAAACTCAAAGACACCCATACAGCCCACGCCAGTAAAAATGTAGGTATTAATATTGTTAGAGAACCCAATCCTGTTCAAAAAACACAACATTATCACCAAGAGAGACGAAGAACAAAGTTATTTACAGATAGGATTAGACCTTCCTTCAGCAGAAGTTCAAGCCACTGGGTGGGCAGCGCGTACCATCCGATATTGAAACACCAGTACCATCAGGAGTTCAATGCACCCCCACCCTGTGGCATCTCCCTTCAGACAGCCCCTGTACTCCACAAACATTAGGTCAACTAACAATTCTAGAGCAAATACAgccctagagaaaaaaaaaaaaatcaatcaaaatgtgacataaaaattaatgatttcaatcaattcttaatttttttaacctaactAGGTGGAACAAGCACACCACTAATTCAGTTTTATAAGGCCAATTACAACATGTTTAACACCATGTTTGGAAATTCTTAAAGTTCTTCTACGTGGAAGATAATCAACTCTTACCTTGTTTAACCTGCCTGTGAGGTTCACAACAATTTTCCCAGCTCTGTGATCATCGATGATTTCAAATTCGCCAATGTAACCTacagaaaagaaattatcaaCTTAACAGACCTAAATGCTTATGCGCTAGGATTCCCACTGTTTGCCTACTTTCCTCTCACATCACCTCAAGTGACTGCTTGTCTACATGGTTTAGGAAAGAACCATTGCTCTGAATCAAAACTTTTCCGGCCGCCAACACCCCAAAACAACCCACCCTGCAATTCTAACGGGGATTATTTTCCCCTTGCTTCCCATTAAGCTACTCGGTGCCCAAGACCCGCAACAATTTTCCTTTCCATCCCAACACTCTTGGAAGAGCTCAGGTTACGCTGAACGACCAGTTGCAGCAGCAGTTATTACACAAGAAAAGGCCATTTTAGCTCCCAAACTACTAACAGAGCAACAGTCACAAACTTCCTCCTCTTTTCAACAGTCCTAACTTACTCAGCGCTTCCTGAATAGCTTATCTGTCCCAACTACCCCTTCCACAGCCCCACTGCATTGCATGAGTTTCCAAGTATAACCTACACCTAGCTCCCCCATCTTCCCAGTCCTGTCCTGCACAACTAATGTCTACAGAACGGATTCCTTCAGTATCCTTacgtaaaaacataaaatacacttACCATGCTTCATCATCACAGTCAGAAATCGCACGATGACTTTGGAGCATGGCCTAATAAGAACCTGGCGTTTGCCTCTCTTTTCAGCATTGTTAATGCTCTTGAGAGCATCTGCCAGGACATTCATGCGCACCATTATGGCTGTTCAGGGAAGGAAAAACGGGTTTTACCGGCATTCTCAACATCAAAAGGCTCCCAATCATTCCACTGCAAACAcatccttttccttctgcctctatCATTAAACTGTCCTATCACTAAGCAGACAGGTTCCCCACGCAGTATCAGCTACCGTCGCTCAGCTATTGAGAACGGGACCTGCGAATCACCAGgcaggttttccaaacttttaaaaTCCAACAGCAATTGGACTATTAACACTGCCCTTTTACCAACAAATTCCATGTCAGCCTTGTCCAAAAGATACCTAGCTTTCACTAACTAAAAACGTCGGTACGTGTGCCACCCAAAGTTGTGCCCCGGCAGCAATCGTACCACAGTGACAAGTAGAACTTTTTACGTGCACCGGACACGACTCTATCCTAATGTGCACGAACTGCCCGATACTCTAATAACGCTGTGAAAACTGAGGATGAAGCCCAAAGCATGCTTCAAGCTCCAACAGTAGGAATCCAACCTGCTTCCTCAAGTTCCACAAAGTATCAAGGGAAATCCCGGAGCCCAGAAGATCTAGGCTAGCTCCCAGCAAACCGCCAGCCCAGGCAGAAGGCAATTTTTCCCTGCTGAGTGGCCTCACCCTCCTAAGCTTACAGCGCGGCTGAAGGAATGGGACGCCAGCTCGGCCCACGTCGGCCACCGTCCCCGATGCTTCCCGCCGCCCGGAGCCAAGGCGCTACCCCAGCCACTAAGGGGAGGTCCTGGAGCCGCCGACCACGCTGGGTCTACCGCCTCTCCCGTCGGCCGATTGCTCCGTTCCCGCCAGAGCTGCGGCCTGCGTTTCTCAAACCGGGATCCCCAAAATGCAGAGCGTGGAGCGAACGGGCATGACTCTCCTCTACTCCTGCCCAAACCCTCGCAAGCGCAGCATCCTCCGCCCAAGAAGGCCCTGGCACCATCAGAGAACACCGAAGTTGAGGCTGAGACTGCAGGATGGCAGAGATAGCCAACGGATGATGTTGGATCCTTCAGAGAGAAGTACTCACCGGCGCGGAAAGATGGCGGAAAGAGGACGGGAGGGGCAAGCGCACGGAGTTATGGGAAGCGGGCGGCCTATCGCGAGACTTTTAAAGgagggccaaaaaaaaaagtattgcctACTGGAAGAAGGCGGGTGAAGGGGCGGAGCCTCTTCAGGGGTGAGAAGCAGAGAATCGATGGAATCGACCTCTCCAGGTGAGGCCGGGGTGGGAAGGATCGAGATTGCCACCTTTCTAGCCCTTACTCTGTAAAAAACTGAATTGAAATGGCTGAGatatttgctaatttttgttGTAATAACTGTTCACCATTTAGAATAGATTTTTACATTTGGGTATTTACAGTATCTCTGAAAGGACCCACGCAAATCGATAATTGCCTCTGACAAGGGCCTGAGGAACTGGGATGAAAGACTTGCTTTTCTCTATATACAATTGTGGTTTGTTTTTCCACACCtgtgtataaattatttttccttttttttttttttggaaaaattttttaaca
It contains:
- the RPS15A gene encoding 40S ribosomal protein S15a, producing MVRMNVLADALKSINNAEKRGKRQVLIRPCSKVIVRFLTVMMKHGYIGEFEIIDDHRAGKIVVNLTGRLNKCGVISPRFDVQLKDLEKWQNNLLPSRQFGFIVLTTSAGIMDHEEARRKHTGGKILGFFF